One Methylosinus sp. LW4 genomic region harbors:
- a CDS encoding CheR family methyltransferase — protein MSLAFERLRRLIGSLVGVSLGPDKLYIAQSRLEPIMRAQGCRDLSELMRLIERRADEALLQRVVDAMTNNETSFFRDRVPFQRLKRDWLPELMARRAETRRLRIWSAACSTGQEPYSIAVALTEMREALAGWSVEILATDVSETALTTARRGVYSQFEAQRGLSIGRLLAHFDQKDGLWRIRDALRANIAFRKLNLLDDFSGDAPFDIVFCRNVLIYFEPAVKSRVLGRLRDSLADDGCLVLGAAETIGERIGGLAPASDAAWLLLPRPSSPPSRAVIGA, from the coding sequence ATGAGCCTCGCCTTCGAGCGGCTGCGCCGTCTCATCGGCTCGCTCGTCGGCGTCTCTCTCGGCCCCGACAAGCTCTATATCGCGCAGAGCCGGCTGGAGCCGATCATGCGCGCGCAGGGCTGCCGCGACCTCTCCGAGCTCATGCGCCTCATCGAGCGGCGCGCGGACGAGGCGCTGCTGCAGCGCGTCGTCGACGCGATGACCAATAATGAGACCTCCTTCTTCCGCGACCGCGTCCCCTTTCAGCGGCTGAAGCGCGATTGGCTGCCGGAGCTGATGGCGCGGCGCGCCGAGACGCGGCGCCTGCGCATCTGGTCGGCCGCCTGCTCCACGGGCCAGGAGCCCTATTCCATAGCCGTGGCGCTCACCGAAATGCGCGAGGCGCTCGCCGGCTGGAGCGTCGAGATTCTGGCCACGGATGTCTCGGAGACCGCGCTGACGACGGCGCGGCGCGGCGTCTATAGCCAGTTCGAGGCGCAGCGCGGCCTTTCGATCGGCCGGCTGCTGGCCCATTTCGACCAGAAGGACGGCCTCTGGCGCATTCGCGACGCGCTGCGGGCGAATATCGCCTTCCGCAAGCTCAATCTGCTCGACGATTTCTCTGGCGACGCGCCCTTCGACATCGTCTTTTGCCGCAATGTGCTCATTTATTTCGAGCCTGCGGTGAAAAGCCGCGTGCTCGGGCGCCTGCGCGACAGTCTCGCCGACGACGGCTGTCTGGTCCTCGGCGCGGCCGAGACGATCGGCGAGCGCATCGGCGGCCTCGCCCCGGCGAGCGACGCCGCCTGGCTGCTGCTGCCGCGCCCCTCGTCGCCGCCGTCTCGCGCCGTCATCGGCGCCTGA
- the ctrA gene encoding response regulator transcription factor CtrA, protein MRVLLIEDDSATAQSIELMLKSENFNVYATDLGEEGIDLGKLYDYDIILLDLNLPDMSGYEVLRTLRVAKVKTPILILSGLAGIEDKVKGLGFGADDYLTKPFHKDELVARIHAIVRRSKGHAQSVITTGDLVVNLDQKTVEVSGARVHLTGKEYQMLELLSLRKGTTLTKEMFLNHLYGGMDEPELKIIDVFICKLRKKLANASDGRNYIETVWGRGYVLREPSEADERITA, encoded by the coding sequence ATGCGCGTTTTACTGATAGAGGATGACAGCGCGACCGCTCAAAGCATCGAGCTCATGCTCAAATCCGAGAATTTCAACGTCTATGCGACAGATCTCGGCGAGGAAGGCATAGATCTCGGAAAGCTCTACGATTACGACATCATCCTGCTCGATTTGAATCTGCCCGACATGTCCGGCTACGAGGTGCTGCGCACCTTGCGGGTGGCCAAGGTCAAGACGCCGATTCTGATCTTGTCCGGCCTCGCCGGCATAGAGGACAAGGTGAAGGGTCTGGGCTTCGGCGCTGACGATTATCTGACGAAGCCCTTCCATAAGGACGAGCTGGTGGCGCGCATTCACGCCATCGTGCGCCGCTCCAAGGGCCATGCCCAATCGGTCATCACGACCGGCGATCTCGTCGTCAATCTGGATCAGAAGACGGTGGAGGTCTCCGGCGCCCGCGTGCATCTGACCGGCAAGGAATATCAGATGCTCGAGCTGCTCTCGCTGCGCAAGGGCACGACGCTCACCAAGGAGATGTTCCTCAATCATCTCTATGGCGGCATGGACGAGCCGGAGCTCAAGATCATCGACGTCTTCATCTGCAAGCTGCGCAAGAAGCTCGCCAACGCCAGCGACGGCCGCAACTACATAGAGACGGTGTGGGGCCGCGGCTATGTGCTGCGCGAGCCGAGTGAGGCCGACGAGCGCATCACCGCCTGA
- the rpmH gene encoding 50S ribosomal protein L34 has translation MKRTYQPSKIVRKRRHGFRARMATVGGRNVLAARRARGRKRLSA, from the coding sequence GTGAAGAGAACTTATCAACCCAGCAAAATTGTGCGCAAGCGCCGTCACGGCTTTCGCGCCCGCATGGCGACCGTCGGCGGCCGCAATGTCCTCGCGGCGCGCCGCGCCCGCGGACGCAAGCGCCTGTCCGCCTGA
- the rnpA gene encoding ribonuclease P protein component: MSENIPDETRKTEPRRLRKRREFLRAAASGLSRGARAFKLQAAAREGGDTDAPRFGFTVTKKIAGSVGRNRIRRRLKEALRLCGASGLPGYDYVFVARPDALTAPFSELTAQIVDGLAKLRPGEKSRNRRNSKDRPQAS; the protein is encoded by the coding sequence GTGAGCGAGAACATTCCAGACGAAACGCGGAAGACCGAGCCGCGACGCCTGCGCAAGCGGCGCGAGTTTCTGCGCGCCGCCGCGAGCGGGCTGAGCCGCGGCGCGCGCGCCTTCAAGCTGCAGGCGGCGGCGCGGGAGGGCGGCGACACGGACGCGCCGCGCTTCGGCTTCACCGTGACCAAGAAGATCGCCGGCTCCGTCGGCCGCAATCGCATTCGGCGCCGCCTCAAGGAGGCGCTGCGGCTCTGCGGCGCTTCCGGTCTGCCGGGCTATGATTATGTCTTCGTCGCTCGGCCCGACGCGTTGACGGCGCCCTTTTCCGAATTGACGGCGCAGATCGTGGACGGGCTGGCGAAGCTCAGGCCGGGCGAAAAGAGCCGGAACCGGCGCAACTCCAAAGACAGGCCGCAGGCGTCATGA
- the yidC gene encoding membrane protein insertase YidC → MNEYTKNVLIAAGLSMLVIGGWDYFYAFPKLDREQKEAQLAQQQKPGAPQKPAAHSADKAAPVARQAQPQQSVAAAKPVAKTREAALAESKRIAIDTPSISGSISLKGGRIDDVSLKNYHETVDPKSPIIVLLSPEGAPQPYYAESGFLASDKDQAPPALPSSESLWSADHDQLSVGQPLTLTFDNGQGLVFKRKIAVDDQYMFSVTDSVENHGQGSVTLYPYLRVSRIGALQSAGYAALHEGFVGVLGEAGLQELKFEKVEKEPHATKSFEATGGWLGFTEKYWAAVLVPQQDRSLVARFSASGAGTTKAYQADTVEAPLTIAPGASGSVASRVFAGAKVVDTLDAYEGQGIKLFDRLIDWGWFYFLTRPMFRIIDGLFHVLGNFGLAILAVTVLVKIAFLPLANKSYLAVAKMKAIQPKIAELKAKYGDDKQTLSREQMELFRREKVNPAGGCLPALLQIPVFFSLYKVLVITIEMRHAPFYGWIKDLSAPDPTNIFNLFGLIPFDPTQIPVFGSFLWLGVWPLVMGVSMWVQMKMNPEPTDEVQKIAFGWMPVIFTFSMGGFASGLVIYWTWNNVLSVAQQWVIMKRAGVKFELWDNLKKTFAFLKKPA, encoded by the coding sequence ATGAACGAATACACCAAGAATGTCCTCATAGCGGCCGGCCTGTCGATGCTGGTGATCGGCGGCTGGGACTATTTCTACGCCTTTCCCAAGCTCGATCGGGAGCAGAAAGAGGCGCAGCTCGCGCAGCAGCAGAAGCCCGGCGCGCCGCAAAAGCCGGCCGCCCATTCTGCGGACAAGGCTGCGCCCGTCGCGCGCCAGGCGCAGCCGCAGCAGAGCGTCGCCGCCGCCAAGCCCGTAGCGAAGACGCGCGAGGCCGCGCTCGCCGAGAGCAAGCGCATCGCCATCGACACGCCCTCCATCTCCGGCTCGATCTCGCTGAAGGGCGGCCGCATCGACGACGTCTCGCTGAAAAATTATCACGAGACCGTCGATCCCAAGAGCCCGATCATCGTGCTGCTCTCGCCCGAGGGCGCGCCGCAGCCCTATTACGCCGAATCCGGCTTCCTCGCCTCCGACAAGGATCAGGCGCCGCCCGCCCTGCCGAGCAGCGAATCGCTGTGGAGCGCCGATCACGATCAGCTCTCCGTCGGCCAGCCTTTGACGCTCACCTTCGACAATGGCCAGGGTCTCGTCTTCAAGCGCAAGATCGCGGTCGACGACCAATATATGTTCTCCGTGACCGACAGCGTCGAGAATCACGGCCAGGGCTCCGTCACCCTCTATCCCTATCTGCGCGTCTCGCGCATCGGCGCGCTGCAGAGCGCCGGCTACGCCGCTCTGCACGAGGGCTTCGTCGGCGTGCTCGGCGAGGCGGGCCTGCAGGAGCTGAAGTTCGAGAAGGTCGAGAAGGAGCCGCACGCCACCAAATCTTTCGAGGCGACCGGCGGCTGGCTCGGCTTCACCGAGAAATATTGGGCCGCCGTTCTGGTGCCGCAGCAGGACCGCTCGCTGGTGGCGCGCTTCTCGGCTTCGGGCGCCGGAACGACCAAGGCCTATCAGGCCGACACGGTCGAGGCGCCGCTGACCATCGCGCCGGGCGCCTCCGGCTCCGTGGCCTCGCGCGTCTTCGCCGGCGCCAAGGTCGTCGACACGCTCGACGCCTATGAAGGCCAGGGCATCAAGCTGTTCGACCGGCTCATCGATTGGGGCTGGTTCTACTTCCTCACCCGGCCGATGTTCCGCATCATCGACGGCCTGTTCCATGTGCTCGGCAATTTCGGCCTCGCCATTCTGGCCGTCACCGTGCTCGTCAAGATCGCCTTCCTGCCGCTCGCCAACAAGAGCTATCTGGCCGTGGCCAAGATGAAGGCGATTCAGCCCAAGATCGCGGAGCTGAAGGCGAAATACGGCGACGACAAGCAGACCTTGAGCCGCGAGCAGATGGAATTGTTCCGCCGCGAGAAGGTCAATCCGGCCGGCGGCTGCCTGCCCGCCCTGCTGCAGATTCCCGTGTTCTTCTCGCTCTACAAGGTGCTGGTCATCACCATCGAGATGCGCCATGCGCCCTTCTATGGCTGGATCAAGGACCTCTCGGCGCCGGACCCGACCAACATCTTCAACCTCTTCGGCCTCATCCCCTTCGACCCGACGCAGATTCCCGTGTTCGGCTCGTTTCTGTGGCTCGGCGTGTGGCCGCTCGTCATGGGCGTCTCCATGTGGGTGCAGATGAAGATGAACCCGGAGCCGACCGACGAGGTGCAGAAGATCGCCTTCGGCTGGATGCCGGTGATCTTCACCTTCTCGATGGGCGGCTTCGCCTCCGGCCTCGTGATCTATTGGACCTGGAACAATGTGCTCTCGGTCGCGCAGCAATGGGTCATCATGAAGCGCGCGGGCGTGAAGTTCGAGCTGTGGGACAATTTGAAGAAGACCTTCGCCTTCCTCAAGAAACCCGCCTGA
- the yihA gene encoding ribosome biogenesis GTP-binding protein YihA/YsxC: protein MTEVRDEDFTEPGRLLFAGPCDFIFASAKSGDLPPIGPPEIAFAGRSNVGKSSLLNALTGRKALARVSNTPGRTQQLNFFALGAAPGAEPLRLVDMPGYGYAAVGKEKIANWTRLMEEFLRGRASLARVFVLIDSRRGVKDLDEQMFDLLDRAAVSYQIVLTKHDELKASERESAVAAVEAALAKRPAAFPRLAVTSSRTGDGVAELRAGIARLLAERNA, encoded by the coding sequence TTGACCGAAGTCCGCGACGAGGATTTCACGGAACCGGGCCGGCTGCTCTTCGCCGGCCCGTGCGATTTCATATTCGCCAGCGCGAAATCCGGCGATCTGCCGCCGATCGGGCCGCCGGAGATCGCCTTCGCCGGCCGCTCCAATGTCGGCAAATCCTCCCTGCTCAACGCCCTCACTGGCCGCAAGGCGCTGGCGCGCGTCTCCAACACGCCGGGCCGCACGCAGCAGCTCAACTTTTTTGCGCTCGGCGCCGCTCCGGGCGCGGAGCCGCTGCGCCTCGTCGACATGCCCGGCTATGGCTACGCCGCCGTCGGCAAGGAGAAGATCGCCAATTGGACGCGGCTGATGGAGGAGTTTCTGCGCGGCCGCGCCTCGCTGGCGCGCGTCTTCGTGCTCATCGACAGCCGCCGCGGCGTGAAGGATCTCGACGAGCAGATGTTCGATCTGCTCGACCGCGCCGCCGTCTCCTATCAGATCGTGCTGACGAAGCACGACGAGCTGAAGGCCTCCGAGCGCGAGAGCGCCGTCGCCGCGGTGGAGGCCGCGCTGGCCAAGCGCCCGGCCGCCTTCCCGCGCCTCGCCGTCACCTCCTCCCGCACCGGCGATGGCGTCGCCGAGCTGCGCGCCGGAATCGCGCGGCTGCTGGCCGAACGAAACGCTTGA
- the argB gene encoding acetylglutamate kinase, with protein sequence MTEDSADSALQQARILMQALPHMLRYDEATVVVKYGGHAMGDDKVARDFSRDMVLLEQSGVNPVVVHGGGPQIGAMLGKLGIKSEFADGLRITDKATMEIVEMVLAGYINKQIVGFINSEGGRAIGLCGKDGRMVTAEKLSRPNHEDGKAIDLGFVGEVAKVDTTVLDQVLGRELIPVLAPVAQGLDGETYNINADTFAGAIAGALGAKRLLFLTDVPGVLDKNKQLIKELKVEDIPGLVADGTITGGMIPKVETCMYAIERGVEGVVILDGKLPHAVLIELLTDHGAGTLITR encoded by the coding sequence ATGACCGAGGATTCGGCCGACAGCGCGCTCCAGCAAGCCCGTATTCTGATGCAGGCGCTGCCGCATATGCTGCGCTATGACGAGGCGACAGTCGTGGTGAAATATGGCGGCCACGCCATGGGCGACGACAAGGTCGCGCGCGACTTCTCCCGCGACATGGTGCTGCTCGAGCAATCCGGCGTGAATCCGGTCGTCGTGCATGGCGGCGGCCCGCAGATCGGCGCCATGCTGGGCAAGCTCGGCATAAAATCCGAATTCGCCGATGGGCTGCGCATCACCGACAAGGCGACGATGGAAATCGTCGAGATGGTGCTCGCCGGCTATATCAACAAGCAGATCGTCGGCTTCATCAATTCCGAGGGCGGCCGCGCCATCGGCCTGTGCGGCAAGGACGGCCGCATGGTGACGGCCGAAAAGCTCTCGCGCCCCAATCACGAGGACGGCAAGGCGATCGATCTCGGCTTCGTCGGCGAGGTGGCCAAGGTCGACACAACAGTGCTGGACCAGGTGCTCGGCCGCGAGCTGATTCCCGTGCTCGCGCCCGTCGCGCAGGGCCTCGACGGCGAGACCTATAACATCAACGCCGACACTTTCGCGGGCGCCATCGCCGGCGCGCTCGGCGCCAAGCGCCTCTTGTTCCTCACCGACGTTCCCGGCGTGCTGGACAAGAACAAGCAGCTCATCAAGGAGCTGAAGGTGGAGGATATCCCCGGCCTCGTCGCCGACGGCACCATCACCGGCGGCATGATCCCCAAGGTCGAGACCTGCATGTATGCGATCGAGCGCGGCGTCGAAGGCGTCGTGATCCTCGACGGCAAGCTGCCCCATGCGGTGCTGATCGAGCTATTGACCGATCACGGCGCCGGCACGCTGATAACGAGGTAA
- a CDS encoding pyrimidine 5'-nucleotidase, which yields MTEPADEPRLLTIANRFAHVDTWVFDLDNTLYPASSDLWPKIDHRITLFMIRLFGLDGMSSRALQKHYYKQYGTTLRGLMTEHGVDADAFLKFVHDVDRSSLLPNHSLAAAIAALPGRKLILTNGSREHALDTAKQLAIDHIFEDVFDIVAADFVAKPHEKAYERFFDRHGVEPKRSALFEDIARNLIFPHARGMTTVLVTPEAGHEEKRESWEIAHGREPYVDFTTNDLAGFLEGLTATSQTQ from the coding sequence ATGACGGAGCCCGCCGACGAGCCGCGCCTGCTGACCATCGCCAATCGCTTCGCCCATGTCGACACATGGGTCTTCGATCTCGACAACACGCTCTATCCGGCCTCATCGGATCTCTGGCCGAAGATCGACCATCGGATCACTTTGTTCATGATCCGTCTGTTTGGCCTCGACGGCATGTCGTCGCGCGCGCTGCAGAAGCATTATTACAAGCAATATGGCACGACCCTGCGCGGGCTGATGACCGAGCATGGCGTCGACGCCGACGCTTTCTTGAAATTCGTCCATGACGTCGATCGCTCGTCGCTTCTGCCCAATCATTCGCTGGCGGCAGCGATCGCGGCGCTGCCGGGCCGCAAGCTCATCCTCACCAATGGCTCGCGCGAGCATGCGCTGGACACGGCGAAGCAGCTCGCCATCGATCATATTTTCGAGGATGTGTTCGACATCGTCGCGGCCGATTTCGTCGCCAAGCCGCATGAGAAGGCCTATGAGCGCTTCTTCGATCGTCATGGCGTGGAGCCGAAACGCTCCGCCCTCTTCGAGGACATAGCGCGCAATCTGATTTTCCCGCATGCGCGCGGCATGACCACTGTGCTGGTGACGCCTGAAGCCGGCCATGAAGAAAAGCGCGAATCCTGGGAGATCGCCCATGGCCGCGAGCCTTATGTGGATTTCACCACCAATGATCTCGCAGGTTTTTTGGAAGGGCTGACGGCGACGTCACAAACCCAATAG
- the mazF gene encoding endoribonuclease MazF, whose amino-acid sequence MAAYTPERGDIVWLSFDPQAGHEQAGHRPALVLSPKAYNAKTGLMICCPMTTKIKGYPFEVAITGSTPSAVLVDQVKSLDWRARKAKKKGAASASELALATAKIRPLLGL is encoded by the coding sequence ATGGCGGCCTATACGCCCGAGCGTGGCGACATAGTATGGCTGAGCTTCGATCCGCAGGCCGGCCATGAGCAAGCGGGGCATCGTCCCGCGCTCGTGCTGAGCCCGAAAGCCTATAACGCCAAAACCGGGCTGATGATCTGCTGTCCGATGACGACGAAGATCAAGGGCTATCCCTTCGAGGTCGCGATCACGGGATCGACGCCATCGGCGGTCCTCGTCGATCAGGTGAAGAGCCTCGACTGGCGCGCGCGCAAGGCGAAGAAGAAGGGCGCGGCGTCGGCGAGCGAGCTGGCGCTGGCGACGGCGAAGATCAGGCCGCTATTGGGTTTGTGA
- a CDS encoding AbrB/MazE/SpoVT family DNA-binding domain-containing protein has translation MMRAIVKKWGNSAAVRIPSAVMEQARLEIDQTVEVRVEGGSVVIEPLAAPEFSLDDLLAGVTPENLHEEESFGPPVGREAF, from the coding sequence ATGATGCGAGCGATCGTCAAGAAATGGGGCAACTCCGCGGCGGTGCGCATACCCTCGGCCGTCATGGAGCAGGCGCGCCTCGAGATCGACCAGACTGTCGAGGTGCGCGTCGAAGGCGGCAGCGTGGTTATCGAACCGCTCGCGGCGCCTGAATTCTCTCTCGATGATCTTCTCGCAGGTGTGACGCCTGAAAACCTGCATGAGGAGGAGAGCTTCGGGCCGCCTGTCGGGCGCGAGGCGTTCTAA
- a CDS encoding TonB-dependent receptor, translating into MSRNALMRGASAGALTFVVFSPALAQEALPAIDIAGEHRPVAGPSRGKLQPPNGKLQLDVASQTGSRLGLTPRETPSSVSIVDRATIEARGAQTTQEVIQRMPGVIASDPPGSAGSISLRGFGTSSVTQMFNGITVQYDAIAGRPVDSWLYDRIELLGGASSYLYGQGAVGGAVNYVSKVATRGEERNEALLMGGMWFNRRASYGFNKQLDENNWLQFDISHKGSQGWVEDSNHNSGAGSISWLTDIAPGLSNTVAVEFQSEQRDAYWGTPVPRPLGGTGTIPWGTFGLPVLDLKFDPGVRFKNYNSLKPVFDQQVLWTRDITEYKLDEETSFKNTFYLYRADRQYQDVESYRYNATNTLLDRSSSLATRHIQSLIGDRLEATNETVILGFKSKTIAGVDYSLNEQTRNPSLESGLTVDTVEPYGYQAYKLYQDNPSATSYVGGARSKLYTLALFAENRLSLTEQLHLVTGLRWEKISLERFNYRIPTAPSASNPFGDPAYFGKGYEPITWRAALMYDVTKEANVYVSYSTAADPPSGILLTNSAGNLRNFDLTTGWQIEAGTKLDFWEGRGSATLAGYFIERNNVTTSDPANPNNVINVGKQASNGIEANIGVQVLDNLSVQGNAAWINPKFESFEEAATIAGTTLRVSRAGNRPTNMARWIANGWITWDFLPDWQATFAARFVGDRFADNANTMRIPAYTTFDAGLSWRITPNAKLTAMLKNMTDAAYVEWATGGSGPLLRLGQPRTVELSLKMTF; encoded by the coding sequence ATGTCTCGCAACGCCCTCATGCGCGGCGCATCCGCCGGCGCGCTGACTTTCGTCGTCTTCTCTCCCGCCCTCGCGCAGGAAGCCCTTCCCGCTATCGACATCGCTGGCGAGCATCGCCCCGTCGCCGGCCCCTCACGCGGAAAGCTGCAGCCGCCGAATGGCAAGCTGCAGCTCGATGTCGCCTCGCAAACCGGCAGCCGCCTCGGCCTGACGCCGCGCGAAACCCCCTCCTCCGTCTCTATCGTCGATCGCGCGACCATAGAGGCGCGCGGCGCGCAGACGACGCAGGAGGTCATTCAGCGCATGCCGGGCGTCATCGCCTCCGACCCGCCGGGCTCGGCCGGCTCGATCAGCCTGCGCGGCTTCGGCACGTCGTCGGTGACGCAGATGTTCAACGGCATCACCGTGCAATATGACGCCATCGCCGGGCGTCCGGTCGACAGCTGGCTCTACGACCGCATCGAGCTTCTCGGCGGCGCCTCCTCCTATCTCTACGGCCAGGGCGCCGTCGGCGGCGCGGTGAATTACGTCAGCAAGGTCGCCACGCGCGGCGAGGAGCGCAATGAGGCGCTGCTGATGGGCGGCATGTGGTTCAATCGCCGCGCCTCCTATGGCTTCAACAAGCAGCTCGACGAGAATAATTGGCTGCAATTCGACATCAGCCACAAAGGCTCGCAAGGCTGGGTCGAGGATTCCAACCATAATTCCGGCGCCGGCTCCATTTCCTGGCTCACCGATATCGCGCCCGGCCTCTCCAACACGGTCGCCGTGGAGTTTCAGAGCGAGCAGCGCGACGCCTATTGGGGCACGCCGGTTCCGCGTCCGCTCGGCGGAACGGGAACGATTCCCTGGGGAACCTTCGGCCTGCCGGTTCTCGATCTCAAATTCGATCCCGGCGTGCGCTTCAAAAACTACAACAGCCTGAAGCCGGTCTTCGACCAGCAGGTGCTGTGGACGCGCGACATAACGGAATACAAGCTCGACGAGGAGACGAGCTTCAAAAACACTTTCTATCTCTATCGCGCCGATCGCCAATATCAGGACGTCGAATCCTATCGCTACAATGCGACGAACACGCTGCTCGACCGCAGCTCGTCGCTGGCGACGCGCCATATTCAGAGCCTGATCGGCGACCGGCTGGAGGCGACGAACGAGACGGTGATTCTGGGCTTCAAATCGAAGACGATCGCCGGCGTCGATTATTCGCTGAATGAGCAGACGCGCAATCCGAGCCTCGAATCGGGACTGACCGTCGATACTGTCGAGCCCTATGGCTATCAGGCCTATAAGCTCTATCAGGACAATCCGAGCGCCACGAGCTATGTGGGCGGCGCGCGCAGCAAGCTCTACACGCTGGCGCTCTTCGCCGAAAATCGTCTGTCGCTGACAGAGCAATTGCATCTCGTCACCGGCCTGCGCTGGGAGAAGATCAGCCTCGAGCGCTTCAATTACCGCATTCCCACCGCGCCGAGCGCCTCCAACCCCTTCGGCGATCCCGCCTATTTCGGCAAAGGATATGAGCCGATCACCTGGCGCGCCGCGCTGATGTACGACGTGACCAAGGAGGCCAATGTCTATGTCTCCTACAGCACGGCGGCCGATCCGCCGTCCGGCATTCTGCTCACCAACAGCGCCGGCAATTTGCGCAATTTCGATCTCACCACCGGCTGGCAGATCGAGGCGGGAACGAAGCTCGATTTCTGGGAAGGCAGAGGCTCCGCGACGCTCGCCGGCTATTTCATCGAGCGCAACAATGTCACCACTTCCGATCCGGCCAACCCCAACAATGTCATCAATGTCGGCAAGCAAGCGTCGAACGGCATAGAGGCCAATATCGGCGTGCAGGTGCTGGATAATCTCAGCGTGCAGGGCAATGCGGCCTGGATCAATCCGAAATTCGAGAGCTTCGAGGAGGCGGCGACGATCGCCGGAACGACTCTGCGCGTGTCGCGCGCCGGCAATCGGCCGACCAATATGGCGCGCTGGATCGCCAATGGCTGGATCACCTGGGATTTCCTGCCCGATTGGCAGGCGACCTTCGCGGCGCGCTTCGTCGGCGATCGTTTCGCGGACAACGCCAACACCATGCGCATACCGGCCTATACGACTTTCGACGCCGGCCTCTCCTGGCGCATAACGCCCAATGCGAAACTGACCGCCATGCTGAAGAACATGACCGACGCCGCTTATGTCGAATGGGCGACGGGCGGCTCGGGACCGCTGCTGCGGCTCGGCCAGCCGCGCACGGTCGAATTGTCGCTGAAGATGACCTTCTGA